AACAGAAATGTCGCAGACACAAAATCCCCTTACCCCATAAAGCGACTTGAGGTAATACGCTGGTTTAACCAGAAAAGCATGGTCTTTAACCAAAGTCTGTCTTGAACAGGTTGGCATAAGCATTGTTGTCTGAGTAAATGTTCAATACATGCCTACGTGATGTCTTAATCCATTTCGCAGGAACAGAGATGAACTTGAAAACAAAGGTCTTGATTCTGCTGGTGGCACGCAATCCAAATTCATGGGTTTTCAATCTCTGCATAATAGCTTTGTAGAAGTTTCTGATGAGAGCTGTCATAAGCAGGAATACAGTATTCTGTGCCATGAACGATTTTGGCAATCGATTCCAGCCAAAGCCATTGTTCATGTCATCGAAGATGCGTTCCTTGCCACCACGAAGATTGTAGAATTCCACGATGTCTCTTGCACTCGACTTGTAATCGTTAGTCAGTATACATCTGTAGGTATATTCGCCTTCCCAAATGTCAAGGTATCCATCTATTCGCCTTTGTCTCTGTATGACAAGACGATACGGTTTTCCTTTCCATTTCTCAACAAGGATAGAATTCAACTCAAACTCAATACCGTTGATTTCAACAGTTTTCCATCCAGTTAAGGCAAACATGGAATCGTAGAAAGAAGAGCATCTGTTGGCACGAATATAAAAATGCCTGCAATGAGCCTCTACCATATCTACGATTTCCTCCGAACATGAGCCGCAATCCATGCGGGCACGAGAAATATATATTTCCGAAGCCTCCAATCGCTTGAAGATTCTTTCCAAAGTCTCTCTTTGGTTGAAGCGCACGTTTGTGTTACCGTCTCTATTTTCAATACCGACAATCATGTCGTTAATGACTGCCACCCCTGGACTATAGCCCAAGAACTTCTTGTAGGTTGGTTTTGCATCATACTTCTCTGTTTCAATGAACTGATGGTCAAAGTCAAAATCATACTCTTGACCGGATTTCAATTGACCAGTAGCAAGCAGGGCATTGACCAGTAAGCAGTTCATCTTGTCTGCAGTATTGAAATCATAGGATTTGCCAGAAGC
This sequence is a window from Segatella copri. Protein-coding genes within it:
- a CDS encoding IS1380 family transposase, with the translated sequence EKLTPFGGIFSIMEQFDALLAQTIDSTLGLRCTMFGYQYSEILRSLMCVYLCGGSCIEDVTTHLMKHLSLHPTLRTCSADTILRAIEELTFKSITYKSASGKSYDFNTADKMNCLLVNALLATGQLKSGQEYDFDFDHQFIETEKYDAKPTYKKFLGYSPGVAVINDMIVGIENRDGNTNVRFNQRETLERIFKRLEASEIYISRARMDCGSCSEEIVDMVEAHCRHFYIRANRCSSFYDSMFALTGWKTVEINGIEFELNSILVEKWKGKPYRLVIQRQRRIDGYLDIWEGEYTYRCILTNDYKSSARDIVEFYNLRGGKERIFDDMNNGFGWNRLPKSFMAQNTVFLLMTALIRNFYKAIMQRLKTHEFGLRATSRIKTFVFKFISVPAKWIKTSRRHVLNIYSDNNAYANLFKTDFG